The following proteins are encoded in a genomic region of Oncorhynchus gorbuscha isolate QuinsamMale2020 ecotype Even-year linkage group LG11, OgorEven_v1.0, whole genome shotgun sequence:
- the LOC124048408 gene encoding cartilage-associated protein-like isoform X2 codes for MEKHSPFLLARDKCATWMNAFIMVANLQRVKGVIFSISLCFIATVVVAQYDNYNFRHFPQEELMPIESAYAQGLDNYASENWTDCIKFIELSLRLHRLLKDSVTYCIRNCNASHVQLQEPVMASSTGDMQIFWRILMRASCLKKCRMHFPALSLPYPRKEVMDDFDNRSPYRYMYFAYVQTDDLQKALASAHTYLQRNPEDPVMTRHMNQYKREFDLEGALIDHEERPYEVSFLKAVTLFNSEDFSSSISHMEQALSQYLQQYSLCQAMCHGACDADLPQIKDLYPTLADAYVDALRCEEKCEENLMPNVGGYFVEKFIATMYHYLQFAYYKLNDARSAAPCASSYVLFDPEDKVMRQNMLYYQSYREQWGLDDHSFTPRVDFLGPEEAAMEEDSDVEFEGIGDYQESILARWSQPKAKGDVGDS; via the exons ATGGAAAAACACAGTCCCTTTTTATTGGCCAGAGACAAATGCGCAACTTGGATGAATGCATTTATCATGGTCGCCAATCTCCAACGCGTAAAAGGAGTTATTTTCTCAATCTCTTTGTGTTTTATTGCCACTGTAGTGGTCGCGCAGTATGACAACTACAACTTTAGACATTTCCCACAAGAGGAGCTCATGCCAATCGAGTCTGCGTATGCACAAGGCTTGGACAATTATGCCTCAGAAAATTGGACGGACTGTATCAAATTCATTGAATTAAGTTTACGCCTGCATCGACTTCTGAAAGACAGCGTGACATACTGCATACGAAACTGTAATGCCAGTCATGTACAGCTACAGGAGCCTGTCATGGCAAGCAGCACCGGGGATATGCAGATCTTCTGGCGCATTTTGATGCGAGCATCATGTCTGAAAAAGTGCAGGATGCACTTCCCTGCGCTCTCGCTCCCTTACCCTAGAAAAGAGGTCATGGATGATTTCGATAATAGGTCGCCCTACCGTTACATGTACTTTGCTTATGTCCAG ACGGATGACCTCCAGAAGGCGTTGGCGTCAGCCCACACCTATCTACAGAGAAACCCAGAGGACCCGGTCATGACACGGCACATGAACCAATACAAAAGAGAGTTTGACTTGGAGGGTGCTCTCATTGACCACGAAGAACGCCCCTATGAG GTTAGCTTCCTGAAAGCGGTCACCTTGTTCAACTCTGAGGACTTCAGCAGCAGTATAAGTCACATGGAGCAGGCCCTCAGCCAGTACCTCCAGCAGTACAGCCTGTGTCAGGCCATGTGCCACGGGGCCTGCGACGCCGACCTCCCCCAAATTAAAGACCTGTACCCCACACTGGCAG ATGCCTATGTTGACGCACTGAGATGCGAGGAGAAGTGTGAGGAAAACCTGATGCCAAATGTTGGCGGCTACTTTGTGGAGAAATTCATCGCCACTATGTATCACTACCTGCAATTTGCTTATTATAAGT TAAACGATGCCCGCAGTGCGGCCCCCTGTGCGTCCAGCTACGTGCTCTTTGACCCCGAGGACAAGGTCATGAGGCAGAATATGTTATACTACCAGTCTTACAGAGAGCAGTGGGGCCTGGATGACCACAGCTTCACACCCAGAGTG GACTTTTTGGGTCCAGAAGAAGCTGCCATGGAGGAGGACTCTGATGTCGAGTTTGAAGGGATTGGAGACTATCAGGAATCAATCCTGGCTAGATGGTCACAACCCAAAGCTAAAGGGGATGTTGGTGATTCCTAA
- the LOC124048408 gene encoding cartilage-associated protein-like isoform X1, which yields MEKHSPFLLARDKCATWMNAFIMVANLQRVKGVIFSISLCFIATVVVAQYDNYNFRHFPQEELMPIESAYAQGLDNYASENWTDCIKFIELSLRLHRLLKDSVTYCIRNCNASHVQLQEPVMASSTGDMQIFWRILMRASCLKKCRMHFPALSLPYPRKEVMDDFDNRSPYRYMYFAYVQTDDLQKALASAHTYLQRNPEDPVMTRHMNQYKREFDLEGALIDHEERPYEVSFLKAVTLFNSEDFSSSISHMEQALSQYLQQYSLCQAMCHGACDADLPQIKDLYPTLADAYVDALRCEEKCEENLMPNVGGYFVEKFIATMYHYLQFAYYKLNDARSAAPCASSYVLFDPEDKVMRQNMLYYQSYREQWGLDDHSFTPRVEALRYYNHTTLLKQMLAFAENYLQSDEDFLGPEEAAMEEDSDVEFEGIGDYQESILARWSQPKAKGDVGDS from the exons ATGGAAAAACACAGTCCCTTTTTATTGGCCAGAGACAAATGCGCAACTTGGATGAATGCATTTATCATGGTCGCCAATCTCCAACGCGTAAAAGGAGTTATTTTCTCAATCTCTTTGTGTTTTATTGCCACTGTAGTGGTCGCGCAGTATGACAACTACAACTTTAGACATTTCCCACAAGAGGAGCTCATGCCAATCGAGTCTGCGTATGCACAAGGCTTGGACAATTATGCCTCAGAAAATTGGACGGACTGTATCAAATTCATTGAATTAAGTTTACGCCTGCATCGACTTCTGAAAGACAGCGTGACATACTGCATACGAAACTGTAATGCCAGTCATGTACAGCTACAGGAGCCTGTCATGGCAAGCAGCACCGGGGATATGCAGATCTTCTGGCGCATTTTGATGCGAGCATCATGTCTGAAAAAGTGCAGGATGCACTTCCCTGCGCTCTCGCTCCCTTACCCTAGAAAAGAGGTCATGGATGATTTCGATAATAGGTCGCCCTACCGTTACATGTACTTTGCTTATGTCCAG ACGGATGACCTCCAGAAGGCGTTGGCGTCAGCCCACACCTATCTACAGAGAAACCCAGAGGACCCGGTCATGACACGGCACATGAACCAATACAAAAGAGAGTTTGACTTGGAGGGTGCTCTCATTGACCACGAAGAACGCCCCTATGAG GTTAGCTTCCTGAAAGCGGTCACCTTGTTCAACTCTGAGGACTTCAGCAGCAGTATAAGTCACATGGAGCAGGCCCTCAGCCAGTACCTCCAGCAGTACAGCCTGTGTCAGGCCATGTGCCACGGGGCCTGCGACGCCGACCTCCCCCAAATTAAAGACCTGTACCCCACACTGGCAG ATGCCTATGTTGACGCACTGAGATGCGAGGAGAAGTGTGAGGAAAACCTGATGCCAAATGTTGGCGGCTACTTTGTGGAGAAATTCATCGCCACTATGTATCACTACCTGCAATTTGCTTATTATAAGT TAAACGATGCCCGCAGTGCGGCCCCCTGTGCGTCCAGCTACGTGCTCTTTGACCCCGAGGACAAGGTCATGAGGCAGAATATGTTATACTACCAGTCTTACAGAGAGCAGTGGGGCCTGGATGACCACAGCTTCACACCCAGAGTG GAAGCATTGAGGTACTACAACCATACCACCTTGCTGAAACAGATGCTGGCATTTGCAGAGAACTACTTGCAGTCTGATGAG GACTTTTTGGGTCCAGAAGAAGCTGCCATGGAGGAGGACTCTGATGTCGAGTTTGAAGGGATTGGAGACTATCAGGAATCAATCCTGGCTAGATGGTCACAACCCAAAGCTAAAGGGGATGTTGGTGATTCCTAA